In the Gemmatimonadales bacterium genome, one interval contains:
- a CDS encoding glycosyltransferase family 4 protein → MRIAVVHNLPSGGARRALVEHCRGLRQRGNVVEAFFPDTADEAFLSLEPVVDRVHVWRAPAPPSREPSLFAQLGPTTLWAGARLVAALARIHREMAAAVDRGGFEVVLASHDQFTHAPSALRHLATPSAYFCQEPLRFVYEAPVGLAVGPSGSAAARALRTVATAAAKQVLRPMDARNARAASMILANSVYSHESILRAYGRAARVVYLGVDTARFRPLGLDRSNVVLSVGALHPTKGFDFVVASLGRIPAARRPALVIVADRGYGAYRDLLEAQARRCGVSLEIHTRVSEAELVRWYNRALLLAYAPYLEPFGLVVLEAMACGLPVVYPASGGTVELVGDEAGTGVPHPDTWDRDEPPAPEALAAAVDQVLADLPS, encoded by the coding sequence GGGCGGGGCGCGGCGGGCGCTGGTCGAGCATTGCCGCGGCCTTCGGCAGCGGGGCAACGTGGTGGAGGCCTTCTTCCCCGACACCGCTGACGAGGCTTTCCTCTCCCTGGAGCCCGTGGTGGACCGCGTGCACGTGTGGCGCGCGCCGGCGCCGCCGAGCCGCGAACCCAGCCTATTCGCTCAGCTTGGTCCGACCACGCTCTGGGCGGGCGCCCGGCTCGTCGCGGCACTAGCGCGAATCCACCGTGAGATGGCGGCCGCGGTTGACCGCGGCGGCTTCGAGGTGGTGTTGGCCTCGCACGACCAGTTCACCCACGCGCCCTCGGCCCTGCGCCATCTGGCGACGCCGTCGGCGTATTTCTGCCAGGAGCCGCTCCGTTTCGTCTACGAAGCACCGGTGGGGCTCGCAGTGGGGCCCTCCGGCAGCGCGGCGGCCCGTGCCCTGCGCACTGTGGCTACTGCGGCGGCCAAGCAGGTCTTGCGCCCGATGGATGCGAGGAACGCGCGTGCGGCGAGCATGATCCTCGCCAACTCGGTGTACTCGCACGAGTCCATCCTTCGCGCCTATGGCCGGGCGGCCCGCGTGGTGTACCTGGGCGTGGATACGGCGCGCTTCCGGCCGCTCGGCCTCGACCGATCGAATGTGGTACTCTCAGTCGGCGCGCTGCACCCGACGAAAGGGTTCGATTTCGTGGTCGCTTCGCTGGGGCGCATACCTGCGGCGCGGCGCCCTGCGCTGGTAATTGTGGCGGACCGGGGCTACGGCGCCTACCGCGACCTTCTCGAGGCGCAGGCCCGCCGCTGCGGAGTGTCGCTCGAGATCCACACGCGGGTCAGCGAGGCCGAGTTGGTGCGGTGGTACAATCGCGCGCTCCTCCTGGCCTACGCGCCGTACCTCGAACCGTTCGGGCTCGTCGTGCTCGAGGCCATGGCGTGTGGCCTTCCCGTCGTGTATCCCGCGAGCGGGGGCACGGTAGAGCTCGTCGGGGACGAGGCGGGGACAGGCGTACCTCATCCGGACACGTGGGACCGCGACGAGCCACCTGCACCCGAGGCGCTGGCCGCTGCCGTCGACCAGGTGCTGGCCGACCTTCCGAGCTA